The sequence below is a genomic window from Oreochromis aureus strain Israel breed Guangdong linkage group 12, ZZ_aureus, whole genome shotgun sequence.
AATTTATTTGTTCAACTTGTTTgcacttttaaaactttaaaaattatttttagaaCAGCAGTGGCAGTATTGCTCCATATTTCTGTAGTACTGCTTGTTGCCCACCAGACGGCGGTGGTTTAAAGGACATCTGTTTCTGTCACACCTGTTTCACCTGTGAAACAGGTGTGACCACAGAAATATCTCCAGATGTAAAAAAGCTAGATTTAAGACAGAAAGctccttaaaaataaaaagttttcttttcaGCCACGAAATTCTGACTTTTCAAGgtcaaacaaaaatatattcacaGATACTTCTATGCAAAACATCAAATTCGTGACTGattcaattttttttgcataaatctgagttattttaattaattaattaaaatataattaatgtaattaaatgtaataaatgacATCTTTAAAACATCTTTAAAGCTGCCCAgctctttatttctttacttttaCCTCCAGTGACTCTGTTACTCTGTAATGTTTGTCTCAATTAAATTGATAACTGTCAGCTGGTTTTATTAATTTGATCTGTATTTTCTAAACAGCCAGAAATTCCTCTGTTATGTCTCCCGCTGAGGGACAGTGCAGCTGAAACATCTGGTGAGTCCATCAAGCTTCATGTCACAGATGTTAAATACAAATTACTGCAATTATATTTCTGTCTGTTTCACAGACACATGTGATGCTGAATCTCCAAACAGCAGCAGCTATGACCAAAGACCTCCTGACAGTGAGTCCAACTGAAGTGAGAGAAAGTTCATGTGAGAAAAACTGTGGAGTCGTCTTTCTGCGACACGAGTCAGACTCCACACCTCGAGTTTAAACCTGCAGGATGATGAGCTGATGAAGGAAAAATGATACTGGAGGCAAACAGGCTAGAGAGAAGTGCGAGCCTCACGTATGCATTTCCAACAAGACAATCTGATATAGTTTTAACTTTAAAGCAACGCAGTAACAGGGAGACTgagaacaaacacacaatgaTTCTGTGCTGAAGCAACTAAGACGAGTTCATCATcacagaataaataaatcaggtttttctttatttttcacattgaagttgaaatgaaacagaaaaatattcaaGAACAAAATTAATGATTCATCATttcttttcatgtgttttagCTGTCATGTTCAGGCTGGTTGAAGTTTGTTAGCTTTATGTTTCTTATCTGAAGTCTGAACATATTGTTTTGCTGCTGAGTGCGATGATGAGTATCAAACATGTGGGAATACATTTGGGAGAAATTCTATGTAAGAAGTTTTTGTGGGACATCATCCAGGATCTTTACATTAAAACATGTCAGTAAACCATGTCTGTCCTTCTGTGGCTCATATCTCAGTGTTACATTAAACACTCAGAGTTTATGATCTCTACTCTCTGTGAAATACACTCAGAATAAGGTGTAGCGTCAAATCACAGAATTCatgaacaaatgaaaaaaaagagtttgtgTCTCTTTACAGATGACGAGCgtcactgcagccacagctatGAAGTGATGCCACATCACAGTGAGTAAAACtgaaattttttctttttctttcattgttgCAGTTTATTTATAGCTGCACACTGAATCTGCTGAACTACAAACAGAAATCCAAACACTGTACTTACATGAACTCAGCTCTAAAGTTTTGCAAAGTGAAGAAATCACTTTAGTTTCAGGTCAAATCAAAGtaagttttatttacagtatagtatgtgtttgtgtctgtttaaCCGGTGAATGTGAGCACTTCCAggacaaacatgttttcagaTGATGACCCACTCAGATGATCTTTGTGTTTTCACAGATGATCTGCAGCTGCTGAACAGCAGCGATGATCTGCAGCCACCAGACAGTGAGTCAGACCCAACTCTGAGTTTTTATAAAAACAATCAGTGCAGTCAGCTGAAACAGTCAGAGACAAATAGACAATAAATCTTTACCTGAATCTTCTACACTTCGTTATATTCATTGCTTCCTTTACGGTTTTCTTTGCAGTGTCTGAGATCAGGGTGGTTCTGCTGGGGAACAGCCAGTCTGAGAGGGCAGCTGTGGTGAACTTCATACTGGAGGTTCCTGTGTTTAGCCCTGAGGAAGAGCCAGACTATCAGCCAGTCAGAGGACTTCTGAGGGACAAAGAAATCACCCTAATCAACACTCCAAATCTGCTGCTTCCAAACATCTCTGAAGACGATCTGAGAGATCATGTAGAAAACTGTGTGAGGCTCACAGCTCCTGGACCTCATGTGTTCCTGCTGGTCCTGCAGCCTGAAACCTTCACAGAGGATCACAAACAGAGACTCTGCAAAGTCCTGAAACTCTTCGGAAAACGAGTGTTTGATCATTCGCTGGTTCTGCTGGCAGCATCCAAAAACAGGGGCTCGAGTTTCATGGAAGAGCTCGGGCTCCATCGTCCCTTAAAAGATTTGATCAAAATGTGCAGTTACAGATATTTGTGGAGGGAAAACCTCGAACCTCAAGAGCTCTTCACACGCCTGGTCCAGATTTttaaggagaacaatggagaGCGTGTGAGATATAAAGCACATAGCTAGGAAACGTTTACTGAAGTGTCCGGTCTCAAAATGCAGAGAACAACCTGCACTGTGTAACCCACAGAGGACTGCATGCCTTTTAAAACCAGAGTAAAGACCAAAGGTTTGTTTGGTGAGTTTCAACCAACAGCAAGGGGTAAAagtagctttttgtttttttaaaggcaccAAAATAGATATAGATGTATAAGAATTCTTGGTTatctggatgtgtgtgtttgttgcccTTTAGTCTGTTTGTGCGGGTGTTATTGGTTCGGTATCTCTTCCCTGAAGCGCGTGttgtctctgtttctgtttgagGCGTCAGCACACACAGTGACTCACTGACAGGACGCTCGCTATTGTGCTTCACCGGGAGCAGAGAGCACAGTCGGGACAGTTTCAGCTTCCTCAGGAAGAACAGTCGCTGCTGTGCTTTCCTACCAGCTGTGATATGTTCACTGACCATGTGAGATTGTTGGTAATGTGAACACCCAGATGTTTGATGTTCTTCATATTCTCCACCTCTTCACCATTTATGGGAAGTGAGGATTTTATCATCACTGGTGATCAGTCGAACCATAGtagtgtcatcagcaaacttcactGTATCCCAAATCCCTGCAGGGCTGTCCTCAGGACCAGGGTTCACGAGGTTTTGGTGCCGGTTCTGAGGTGTGATGGTCTGTGGGTAGTGGATAGTCCCAGGGTCCTAAGTTTGTGTCCCAGTTTATGAGTGATCATAGTGATAAAGACGCAgctgaaatgaacaaaaagcTCAGCTCCTCAGGTGAATCCAGTCAAAGCTCATGACGTGACAGCAGCAAAGACAGATTGGAgctgtatttctgttaaaaccAATGAAGATATGTTTATGATTTTGTGACTTGATTGTTTTATTTACCATCATTCAACGTTGGTATTTTGTGAATCATGTCAAAATCAGTTCTTGTGAAGGCAGATGCAAATTGACAACCAATAAAAAAATCATGGTGATAAGTCGACACAGTGATAAATATCTGATAACGTATTAGGACATGTCAGTTACAAATGTCATCTCAAAATTCTCTTCTATCACAAGGAAATATAGATGTTGTCCGAAGTtgaattcttgtgtgcaagcttcacatcAACAGAGGTGtgaaaaatacaagaaacataagaacaaagcaaaatatGAGAATGGAATCTGAGAATTataagaataaatatatttacaaatataagaatgtatgcatattactgaatatgtataccaaatatgtacatatgtatagaattaaataaaatctaCAGAGGTTGGCATTTGGAAATGTGCAAAACAAGTGGCAtttatgtacagtatggagtgcataatgttgaaatTCCAATAAGTGAAGGTGATgtgtctatgaagtgttcagcagtctgatggcctgatggaaaaagctgtctctcagtctgctggttcgggactgGATACTGCAGAACCTCCTGCCTGATGGAAGTGGTTTGAACAGtttgtggctggggtgactggagtctttgatgatcctcccaactttcctcaggcaccgcttcctgtagatgtcctcgAGCgagaaaacctgtagtgatcccgtacgtgtcaggagtatcggaacagttgagaagcattttttctaaacactggGTCTCTgtgatagagctgcgtgtcagagctgcgtgtcatctgcatagcagtgaaaatttatgctatgtcttctaatgatgctgcctaagggaagcatgtataatgtaaacagaattggtcctagcactgaaccctgtggaacaccaaaattgaccttagtgtgtgaagaggactctccatttacaaattggagtctattagatagatatgatacaaaccactgcagtgcagtacctgtaatacctacagcatgttctaatcgctctaataggatattatggtcaacagtatcgaacgcagcactgaggtctagcaggacaagcacagagatgagtccactgtcagaggccataagaagatcatttgtaaccttcactaaagctgtttctgtgctgtgatgagctctgaaacctgactgaaactcttcaaataagccattcctctgcagatgatctgttagctgtttgacaactactctttcaacactagaattactgagccttttttccctggtgcaagtccctactactagatttactggcctgcgcagatttgcgtaaattccccccgaccttaacacctcttggcaccccgctgagattttcacaggtcgtcagctccattgttctcctgcttttgttgtgcaaacacacctccccaacccctaaccatgagagattcaagtttttccttccctgcaaggctactttccttccttacctgcctgcatgcctgtccataaacacatatacacagagttgtacatatatttatatatttatatagccacaccttatataatatgcataaagtctagttatacacacagacacatctatatatatatatacacacacacacatatatatacatatgtatgtatatatatatgtgtgtgtgtgtgtgtatatatgatatagatgtgtctgtgtgtatatatatatatatatatatatatataatatgtatatatgtatatatatataaaatgtttgtatagtgtataaatgtagcttgccatcaccagtgtgtgaatgtgtgtgtgaatgggtggatgtctggatatgtaaagcgctttggggtccttagggactagtaaagcgctatataaatacaggccatttaccatttagtgcactttctatactgtgctctgtccacttttttgcaatgacaatgcagattttccacttgtgggacaaataaatgcagatttgctgtgtgtgtgtgtgtgtgtgtgtgtgtgtgtgtgtgtgtgtgtgtgtgtgtgtgtgtgtgtgtgtgcaacattggcatttgtttactcagatccaaggcaggccaaacctctgtgttacaacctacatacaaaagacagacattcacaatatatgggtacacaagtctgttttatttcaaagtctttcaaactttacagggtttgcagacccagtgtccatcatccctgcatttggcacaggtgaatttctgacatgttgcacaggtaaatctgctgcgattcctgttgcagctctcttgcacctggcactgcgttgGCTTTACAGTCccggcacagcagctgcagcagcctgcctctgtgctaagatttccttgtgctgcatgaatcggcaacggttgctgagctagaagacgcagaaacaatcttcttttgcctgtccaccctgtacatgccttgtacaaaatgtaggcattcactgccgccaggtccagcatattgtagaaaaccgctactggccacctgcgtgttgctgatcttacagaatacatccgtgccatttggtccaacacgtctacaccacactgtaaaagcagagcgagagagtcatgagtatatgttttttctataggcctgtatagcacacatcagaaaacattgtagcactggtgtaaattgtacacacattcacataccttcatgtggttgtagtctgtgatcgtgttgggtttcctctttctgccgtcaccgatcgtcacgtcttggtgcatggaacttagaacacacacagtcttgttttttttaggtgcataaattgtcaaggacacactgccacttctaagcactgaagtggagaatacctctcgctttgcagtatcttttgcaagttgaggaagttcacgccggactttattcactgtgcccagtaatgttgttttgcgctgcagcagtctgtgcgacagtgacagtgaagtaaagaaattgtccgttgtgacatttcttccatcatccaaaaacggctccatcagtttcatgaccacgttctctgccagcctctctcccttctgacgactggggtcctttcccaagtaaggagatgcactgcagacatatttggtgtccaaatccgtggccatccagaacttgatcccaaatttgtctggcttggttgcaatatactgggtgaatggacaacgaaccttggtagggaacagctgttcatctatggtcatgtgttcccctggagtgaaactcttagcacagttctcgttgaagcgtgtccagatgtcggagatcgctgcaaatttgtctgtttttcacccgttctgcccgcgtgtccctgtcatcaaatcgaaggtgttgcataattgaaatgaatctatctcgggcattgtctctttgattagtggcaccagaaaactttctgaccagcaatccacaatggcaccaacaggacacatgattgctcttacaaacaggattgaaatgaatgccataagttcatgaacttaaagcataaagtctagttatacacacagacacatctatatcatctatatcatatatatatatatatatgtatatgtgtatatgtgtatgtgtgtgtatgtatatatatatacacacacacacacacacatctatctatctacgtgtgtgtgtgtgtgtatatatatatatatatatatatatatatatatatatatatacaccaatatttttgaatacacgtgtccatatttatgtttccagattgtttgtatagtgcactttctatactgtgctctgtccacttttttgcaatgacaatgcagatttttccacttgtgggacaaataaatgcagatttgctgtgtgtgtgtgtgtgtgtgtgtgtgtgtgtgtgtgcaacattggcatttgtttacttagatccaaggcaggccaaacctctgtgttacaacctacatacaaaagacagacattcacaatatatgggtacacaagtctgttttatttcaaagtctttcaaactttgaaacgaaccttggtagggaacagctgttccctaccaagcatttcttgcagctggcaacaacggtcgtgcattcaatatagttgtgacttctgcaaaaaatgtggtcaaaatctcatgagtaagttgaagcatttctatcaggcatttctgaaagttgtaacacagaggtttggcctgccttggatctgagcaactctgagtgagcaaatgcaaatgtgccaggcctcaaggacaatgggtggtttgcacaacaaaagctgtaggagaaacaagctgacgacctgtgaaaatctcagcaggggtgcttaacacctcgggacttgcaccagaaaataaaaaagccagtaattctagggggtattgggtttagggaagttacgcaaatttgcgcaggatagtaaacctagtgtcaaggatgtttgatatgaaaggaaggttggagattggcctataattagctaagacagctgggtctagagatgctttttaagtaaaggtttaactacagccagcttgaaggcctgtggtacatagccgattattagagataggttgatcatatttaagatctaAGAATTAAATAATaccaggacttctttgagcagttttgtaggaatggggtctgttgggtctaaactcagaccctgCTGACCCCAGGACTTATTCCCGTGAAAGAAAGACAAGGCAACAGTGGTCGATCGTTTTACTTGCAAGGTAGGCCTTGTCTGTATCTCAGAAACGCACTTCAAATCTCATTAAGAATGACCCCGATgatggcctcctctcgctgccttttattgggaAAACAGTTCACACAATACACAATAGTTTACAACACGTACCTCCCCTCGTaaccccccttggttacaaagacaaggcactgtatgtatatatgtgtgtttgtatgtgtcctcctactgaccaaaagggtcataaaagcaggaagcaacatccttggtcataaagagggtagtCTCACCCACACCCAATGTATGGTTCACCATGcacaacacagtgaagccatacaaaggcCAGGAAGCTtaccaaacatcaaacagaGCTTCACAAGGATGTGCTtgtgataaaacactacagcgCCGAGGCTGGGGATGGGGATaaaagaattcctttcatcacagagttaaaacaatgtagagatggtaagcataaaaatgacaacatttaacaattcactttaaTATTTCCTACCAACTGCACCTACCAACTGGTGAATTATCTGCATTTACAACTCTTTTCCTGTCCTGTTGTCTCTGCAGAAAAAGCTTTGTAAAGGAAATTGGATCAAGCTGTTTTGATCTTCTCGGCTCAAAACCTCAACCAGATTAGAGAAGTGTTCATGATATAAATGTAGACAAAAGCACTCATAAAAATGAGTCATTGGATGAACTCAATTGGATTGATGGCAGGTTTTccacataatatatatattttggttcAACCAAATCTACATACATCATGACAATTTAATTAAACTGAGTCAGTTGaacacaatttttaaaataagtttaaaaggaagaaaattacattaataagaTGTAAAAGGTTTTGGTTGGTTCAACTCAATACAATGTCATTCATTTGAGCTAGATTGTCTTtgcattaaaatgattttttttaagttcaacTAACTATTGAATTAttgaaataataacaaaatgaatttgtttttcaacTCAATTTTAATcaccagaggtgtggactcgagtcacatgacttggactcgagtcagactcgagtcattaattttatgactttagacttgacttgaaaaaaggttgtaagacttgtgacttgacttggacttttacaccagtgacttgggacttgaattggacttgaacctgtttacttgaaaagacttgatattttacccaaatctaaaatttaacatacatattatataaaaagtgcggaccattaattcactttattcattcattcattcttaccacactccgtatgtatgtgagcgtgggctgtagcacagccaatcaaattaaccagatttgaaaaaacaagaacaaaaacgctcgagccaaaaatgcttccaagagtaatttctttcgggtacataaactacgaagtagtcaacaaaaaaacgaaatgcaatatgcaaaacatgcaagaagagaatcacagacggagatggaacaacttccaactttgtccgacatttgaagttgcataaagaacggtaggtggtgcttttttttttttttgttgctttttttgctatgatgagacagctgacttagctaacttcatcttattagcaaatgttcttcgggctacgttgatgatactgtttggctttaacaggtatgatatgtttgtcatgctattttaaatccggtcctgcaagcgcatccaagaataacatgcaacttgttagctcagaattgtcggtgaatggtgagcagggtccgtttcagaaagtgggttctgtagctgtactcagtctctctccgtctcctccccatcattaaccccgtagatttaacccagtttagactgacaaatatttattttaccatcacatcacaattcaaaatcactgtgtttaatttgcaattagtgtatggtcgtgtttaacttttgcatgtctgagccaggaaaatttttttttggttagaaaatctggcccaccttagtgtgtaattgagtagtcctgctatacatggcctttttctaatgtcatttatgtcaatacatcaaataaaatactttgatcttatattattagctgttgtttatttgcaaaggttattctcaacagggatgctagacaaaaaaacggcgttttctacagacagcctaggatacgctctccacttgcgagtgaaaaaagaaaaaacacctcttccctattggt
It includes:
- the LOC120442997 gene encoding GTPase IMAP family member 5-like; the protein is MFQKTRESLTQKKYTTVMTHRPLPEIPLLCLPLRDSAAETSDTCDAESPNSSSYDQRPPDNDERHCSHSYEVMPHHNDLQLLNSSDDLQPPDMSEIRVVLLGNSQSERAAVVNFILEVPVFSPEEEPDYQPVRGLLRDKEITLINTPNLLLPNISEDDLRDHVENCVRLTAPGPHVFLLVLQPETFTEDHKQRLCKVLKLFGKRVFDHSLVLLAASKNRGSSFMEELGLHRPLKDLIKMCSYRYLWRENLEPQELFTRLVQIFKENNGERVRYKAHS